The Leifsonia poae region TCCCGTTCGATGGTCTGTGACACGATTGTTCCTCCCATTCGACTGATCGTACAGCCAGATGTGTGCATACAGTCGTTGCAGAAGAAGGCGAATGTACGTACCGTCCGTACATGGTGTAATGTATGGGCATGCTCCCGATTCGAGGAGTGGACAAGGGTGTTCATGAAAGGTCCCGAAATCATGCGTCTGAAAGTGTCCGCGACCATCGTCGCCGCCATCGGCACAGTGGCCATCCTCACCGGGTGCGCCGCCGGCAGCCCCGGCAGTGGTGGTCAGAAGTTCTCCTACTCCCAGCCCGCGGTCGACCCCTACCAGAGCGCGGAGTCCAAGGGTGTCATGGCCGAGTACGCGCGGCTCGGCCATGGCACCATCCCCGCTACCAACGCCAACGGAAGTGCATCGCAGCAGCTGGCCGATGTGCAGACCCTGGTGAATCAGGGAGCGAGCGGAATCGTGATGTCCGTGCTCGACGCCCAGGCGATCGTTCCGGCAATCCAGTACGCGAACAAGAAGAACGTTCCTGTCGTCGCCATCGACGAAGCGCCCAAGGGGGGCAAGGTCTCCATGATCGTGCGCGCCGACAACGTGAAGATGGGCGAGCTGGCCTGCGAGCAGATGGGCGCACTGGTCAAGGCCGGCCAGGGTGTCGTGACCCTCGACGGGGATCCGACCAGTTCGAATGGTCGCGACCGCACCGACGGCTTCAACGAATGCATGGCCGCGAAGTTCCCCGGGGTGAAGCTCTACCACGTGGCGACGAAGTGGAGTGCGGCTACCGCTGCCACCGGCCTCCAGACCGCCTTCAACCAGCATGACGACGTCGCTGGGGTCTATGTGCAGAGCGACACGACCTTCTACCCGACCGTGCTCGACACGCTCAAGAAACTGGGCAAGACCGCGAAGGTCGGCGAATCGGGTCACGTAGCACTCGTCTCCGTGGACGGTGGCCCGGCATCACTCGCCGCCATTCGCTCGGGCCAGCAAGACGCTGTGGTCGAGCAGCCGCTGTCGGACTACATCACGTTCGGGGTGCCGACGAAGTGTCAGAGCTCTGCGACAGCGCGACGGTGCTCCGGGACGGCAAAGTGCTGTGGAGCCGCCCTGCCTCTGAGATCGGACGCGACGATCTGGTGGAGGCCGTGCTCGCGGGCGCCGAGAAGGGCACAGCGCG contains the following coding sequences:
- a CDS encoding sugar ABC transporter substrate-binding protein — protein: MKGPEIMRLKVSATIVAAIGTVAILTGCAAGSPGSGGQKFSYSQPAVDPYQSAESKGVMAEYARLGHGTIPATNANGSASQQLADVQTLVNQGASGIVMSVLDAQAIVPAIQYANKKNVPVVAIDEAPKGGKVSMIVRADNVKMGELACEQMGALVKAGQGVVTLDGDPTSSNGRDRTDGFNECMAAKFPGVKLYHVATKWSAATAATGLQTAFNQHDDVAGVYVQSDTTFYPTVLDTLKKLGKTAKVGESGHVALVSVDGGPASLAAIRSGQQDAVVEQPLSDYITFGVPTKCQSSATARRCSGTAKCCGAALPLRSDATIWWRPCSRAPRRAQRASPPAQTTRRPPCSMSPGSPTVPERSATSDSRRVVANSSP